From Mannheimia pernigra, one genomic window encodes:
- the lolD gene encoding lipoprotein-releasing ABC transporter ATP-binding protein LolD gives MTELLRCENISKFYDEGEQKVQVLNNVSFSMNEGELIAIIGSSGSGKSTLLHTLGGLDQPSSGEVWIRGQSLQQLSADKLALLRNQNLGFIYQFHHLMADFSALENVMMPMLIGKQNRTEAAHRAEKMLQAVGLAHRIAHRPSALSGGERQRVAIARALVNNPALVLADEPTGNLDQKTTESIFELIQQLNQEQNIAFLLVTHDLNLANKLSRNLVMRDGVLSEESL, from the coding sequence ATGACAGAATTACTTCGCTGTGAAAATATCAGCAAATTTTATGATGAAGGCGAACAGAAAGTTCAAGTGCTAAATAATGTTTCATTTTCAATGAACGAAGGTGAATTAATAGCCATTATTGGTAGCTCAGGTTCTGGCAAAAGTACCTTATTACACACACTTGGCGGGCTAGATCAGCCAAGCAGTGGCGAAGTTTGGATACGAGGGCAATCATTACAGCAGTTGAGCGCTGATAAATTGGCGTTACTTCGTAACCAAAACCTAGGCTTTATTTATCAATTTCATCACTTAATGGCAGATTTTTCCGCTCTCGAAAATGTAATGATGCCGATGTTAATCGGTAAACAAAACAGAACGGAGGCGGCACATCGAGCTGAAAAAATGTTACAAGCGGTCGGATTAGCTCATCGAATCGCACATCGCCCTTCTGCATTATCAGGGGGAGAACGCCAACGAGTGGCAATAGCTCGTGCGTTAGTCAATAATCCCGCCTTAGTACTTGCTGATGAGCCTACAGGCAATTTAGATCAAAAAACCACAGAAAGTATTTTTGAGCTGATTCAACAACTTAACCAAGAGCAAAATATTGCATTTTTATTGGTTACACACGATTTGAACCTTGCAAATAAACTCTCACGCAATCTTGTGATGCGAGATGGGGTGTTAAGCGAGGAAAGCCTATGA
- the lolE gene encoding lipoprotein-releasing ABC transporter permease subunit LolE, whose product MNTPFFISWRYQRGKQKNRLVSLISLFSSIGIALGVTVLIIGLSAMNGFERELNNRVLSVVPHAELISFRDNQVQPIADSQKLEALVKKSENVTASSPFVSFTALIENGSQLKIAQVRGVDPYKQDRVSKLSQFIPLEQWRAFREQFKANDDGLILGAGIAKALGVTVGDEVSLLIPQSTKDGKLNQPLRFNMPITGMLRLDGQLDHSYALIPLNKAQELMGYPPNQISGIEINLSNPFAVQSLAMPQLNGYPQPLYLNTWIEKFGYMYNDIQLVRTVMYIAMVLVISVACFNIISTLIMAVKDKQSDIAILRTLGANNRFIRRIFLWYGLLSGMKGALFGIALGVILSLNLTAIIKVIEGFLGIKLLSDGVYFVDFLPSELHWQDVGYVLVATIILSLLASLYPAQRATKLEPAKVLSGH is encoded by the coding sequence ATGAATACGCCCTTTTTTATTAGCTGGCGTTATCAACGGGGAAAGCAAAAAAATAGACTGGTTTCATTGATTTCGCTGTTTTCAAGCATTGGCATTGCACTGGGAGTGACGGTGTTAATTATTGGTCTAAGTGCAATGAACGGTTTTGAGCGAGAACTAAACAACCGAGTACTTTCAGTTGTACCTCACGCAGAATTGATTTCGTTTCGGGACAATCAAGTTCAGCCAATTGCCGATAGCCAAAAACTAGAGGCATTGGTAAAAAAATCGGAAAATGTGACCGCTAGCTCCCCTTTTGTCAGCTTTACCGCCTTAATTGAAAACGGCTCACAGTTAAAAATCGCACAAGTGCGTGGGGTTGATCCGTATAAGCAAGATAGGGTCAGTAAACTCAGCCAATTTATTCCATTAGAACAATGGCGAGCTTTCAGAGAACAATTTAAAGCGAATGACGATGGGTTAATTCTAGGGGCAGGTATTGCAAAAGCTTTAGGCGTCACCGTAGGCGATGAGGTTAGCCTGCTTATTCCCCAATCAACAAAAGATGGGAAACTAAATCAGCCATTGCGTTTTAATATGCCTATAACAGGTATGCTACGCTTAGATGGGCAATTAGATCATAGTTATGCCTTAATTCCTTTAAATAAAGCCCAAGAGTTGATGGGGTACCCACCGAATCAAATTTCAGGTATCGAAATAAATTTGAGCAATCCATTTGCTGTGCAAAGCCTTGCTATGCCACAGCTTAATGGTTATCCGCAGCCACTTTATTTGAATACTTGGATCGAAAAATTTGGCTATATGTATAACGATATTCAATTAGTTCGTACTGTAATGTATATCGCAATGGTACTTGTCATTAGCGTAGCTTGTTTTAATATTATTTCCACATTGATTATGGCGGTAAAAGATAAACAAAGCGATATCGCTATTTTACGAACATTAGGGGCAAACAATCGCTTTATTCGCCGTATATTCTTATGGTATGGTTTGCTTTCAGGTATGAAAGGAGCATTATTTGGAATTGCTTTAGGCGTCATTTTATCACTAAATTTGACCGCTATTATTAAAGTTATTGAAGGCTTTCTGGGAATAAAACTACTTTCAGACGGGGTTTATTTTGTTGATTTCTTACCAAGCGAGTTACATTGGCAAGATGTGGGCTATGTATTAGTCGCCACTATTATCTTAAGTCTTTTGGCTAGTCTTTATCCTGCTCAGCGAGCCACGAAATTAGAACCAGCGAAAGTATTAAGTGGCCATTAA